CCCCTCCAGCCTGTCTTCCTTCTCCGCTTTCTTTTGAAGGGGTACGAAGAGGGGGCACTGATTAGTGACTCCACTCACTATACTGGGACAGATAACAGAACTGCTCTCTAAACTAGTCTACGCTTTGTTACCATCTGGTTTGCCACCTGGATTGAGTGCAGGGAAGGACACGGTGTGCCTAACGAGGAGTCCCACTGTCCCACACAGCCACACTGGGAAGCCAGACCTGGCTCAGCAGAGCTGGTCTTATCAACAGTGCAGGTGAGCGTGCCCCACAGACGCAGGGAGGTGGTGTGTGCAGCTGTTTTGAGCAGAGTCACACTCTCTAAATCCCTTGCAAGATCTGTTTCTGAATAGGGATCAGGACttccagtgatttttaaaaaactggaacAATGCGGCTATGTTACACTATGAATGCCAACCAAGTACAGTGGGGGCTCCCCCTCCCAACCCTATACTATTTGGTTGATTTTCTTGCACACaggttcaaaaagaaaaataccaaatcaaGTCAACATGCTTAGGAGTCTCTGAGCCCCCACAGTAGTGGGGAGGCCTTTCTGAGGTCTTCAACTCATCTTTCCAAACTCATGGTCATAGTCTGGACTTCACTGCAGCAGACTTCCCGCGGTGGGCGTGCGGTGGGCATGCGGTCTTAGCCGCAGTTCACCCTTAAGTGGACATTACTTCTCCCAGAGGCTCCACCTGGAAGCCGGTGGCCTCCTTTCACCACCGTCACACCACAGGACAGCTGTGGCCTGGCCCCTCGCCCACCGCCGTCCCTCCTGTGTGCTTTGCTTCACAAATGGCTTTTTGGTTAACACACAGTTAGCAGGCACTGTAAGTATTCGTTTGAGTGCTTTAGAATATTTAATTAAGCGTCAAAATTCTTCCCACAGAAGCCCTGAGGTATCTTTTAAGACCAGCTGCTTCCTTAGAGAGAGTATGTGTTAAAAAGTAACCTGtaaacacatttaatttttaagccAATAACCCCTGAGATCCACAGAGGGCCCTCACTGACTGCCATGCAGGATCATGAGAGAAGGTGCAGAGGCAGACGGGCCACCAGACCCAGACGCCCGTCTCCCCGACCTGGGAGGGAGACTGCTCTCTGTCTCAAGGGTGTCGAAGAGGACACTGTGGACCTACGTCACTGCTGGGGGACACTGGGTCCCAGCAGCATCTGTGGCCAGTTTGTCAACATAAGgctgttttttcctttctgaagtcTTATTAAGTGGTGAGATGATGTCACCACTTTGGCCAAAGCCTCGCCGTTGCCCAGCTGGCTGCCATGGGAGCTGACACTCCTGTGCAGGAGGCTCTGGCGGGGGGACTTGAGATGTGCATGTGCCAGGCATCCGCCCACGCAGACTGCTGGGTGCTATGAAAGCTGCAGGGAAGGCACCAGGACACTGTATCTATGCAAATGACTGTTAGAGCCCCTTGGAATGCTGCGCTCACAGCACTGACTGTCCCAGGGGCATCATCTGAACACCATCAGGAAATAGCCCTTGAAGCTTTCTCACTTCATAATCCTTTTCAAAAGGTTCTGACTGACTCAGGACAAGAACAGTGAGGACGGCCTCTTGGCCACCTGGCTGTGGGGCTTGTCTCTGGTCGGGGGCTGTGTCCTCACAGAGGTGAACACCATGCTGCTGACCAGCACACATCCCTGCTTCTCTCGCAGCTGGAGGGCCGAGTTGCTAGGAGCACAGGAGTGTCTTGCTCAACGCAGCATCAGCACATCTGCAACAGCAGCGAGGCAGCTGTCCGCAGCTGGGAGCCAGCTCTGCGCTGCACAGGGTGCGGGCAGGGCAGCATCGCACCAGAGGCCTGGCTGGGGACTGAGGGCTTGCAAGCAACCTGGGCGTTTACCGGGCATAGCTCCAAAGGGTGGCTCCAAGAAGCTTAGGGGTCTGGGCAGTATGTCTGTGCACACAGGCGTCTCTGGTCATGAGGGGGACGAGAAGCCGGACTGCTTCCCGCAGCCCAAGGTCCGTGGGCCTGGGACGTCACCTGGGACTGCCAGGGCCTGGGTGTTCTGCCCAATGAGGCAGAATGTAAACAACAGGGTCAGGTGTGGGAGAGTAACAAGAAAAGGTCTTTTCTCAAAGCTCCTGAGAAGGAATGCCAGGAGACCCTGGCACACAGCTGAGAGCTGTGCTTCTATGCCTTACACAGAATGCCCGCTCAACGCCAGTTCCGCAGAGTTGGGAAAAAGGAGTGACTGTCGATACTGTCCTGCAAATATCCTTCTTTTGGGAACCCCAAACTCTGCTCTCAGGACAGTTAAGAGACAGCCCTCCACAGGTGCCTTTGGCCTGTCTATCCTGGGTTCTCTTCCTttaagtgtgtgtttgtgccaacCTGGAGGCGGGCTGTTAGGGCGGGAAACAGGGTGGGGCTGTGAGGGGCTGTgaggggcagagcaggggctTCTCCTGCTGGGGGAACACAGAGAGGCTTCCAGAAGCAGGTGGAAAGGTGGCAGGGAGACCACACTCCCTCGCTCACCACTGGTCCTGTTCTGTCAGTCCCTTTCCCAGAGGGGGATGCTGAACGGGACGCTAGACCCTGTCCTGGGCCTGCTGAGGCCACACCACGGCGAGTGAGTAGTTGAGGAGGGAACAGAAGGTGGAACAGACTCTGCTCATCAGAAACTCAGAGCCGAGAACTgtctcccagccccaccccagtcCGATGCACCAGCCCTGCCCCCCAACATGCAGGAAGAGGCCTGCCCCTCAACTGCGTTGCAAATGAAACGGTGCTCCGAAACCTTGAGGTTCTCGAAGTCCCGCTGGTACTTCTCCTGCAGGGCGGCCGCGCTGCCCCGCGGGCCCTTGTGCTCCAGCTCCTCCCGCAGGAGGTCCGTCTGCGCCTCCAGCTCCTGGACGCGCTCTCTCAGCCCCGCGGTGGAGTCGGCCTCCCCGGAGGCGACCTGCAGGGCGTCGCTGGGCTGCTCGGCTGGCCAGGTGGAGGACGGGGGCGGGAGGGGGCTGCTGGCCGGGAGGGCCTCTgggggctggccctggccctggcagaGGGTCTCCTGCAAGCACTGCAGGTTCTGGGAGTAGTGCGCCTGCAGGGTCCTCAGCTCCTCCTCGTGGATGGtctgcagctccctgaccttgaGCTGGAACTTGTCCTCCAGGGTCTGCATCTGCTGCACGTGCTGCCTCTCCATGTCCTGCCTGTCCCTGACCGAGGCGTCCAGCTGGCGCAGGACCCGGCTGTGCTCAGCCTGCAGGGTGTTCTCTGCTCGGTTCAGCTGCTCCACCACACACCTGATCTCCTCCTCGTACCTCCCTCGCAGGGCGCACATGCTTGCGCTGTGCTTGCTCTCCACCTCCTCCAGGTACTGCTGCTGATGGGCCAGCTGGGCCGCCTGGGCCTTCAGCTCGGCGTTCTCCCTCTGCACGACGGCGATCACTTCCAGGTACTCGCTCTTCTGCTTCCGGAGCAGGTCCTCGTACTCCGCCCGCAGGGCTCCCACCGCCTGCTCGTGCTCCTGGCAGGAGGCCGCCCTGCTCCGCCAGGAGCCCCGGTAGTGCTGGAGCTCCTTCTCGTACTCCAGCCGGATTCTGCAGGCCGCATAGCACACCTGAGCCTGAATGATCGCATCTTTAACTAGTAATGAAGAATACTGACCGAGGCCTCCCAAGGACGTGTTGTACGAGAGATTCCAGGACGCCTGAAGAAGCTTCTGACAATCTCTCACGGACTCCACAGGGGGAAGAGAAGCTAGAGAGACAGATATCTCTCCTAAGAGGCTGGCCTTATCTTTAAGCTGTTGGGCGAGTTCTTCTTGAATAGCGACGAGGGCCCCAGAGCTCTGGTCAGACAGCTGAGCGGGCTCCTGGGAGCCGGTTATGTCCCGACAACTGAGATCTTCTCCTAGCGGGCTCCTGTCCCAGGAAGCCTGTGCACCACCTGCAATGCCTGCTGGAAGCCTGAGGGCTTCCACGACCTGCTGCATCACCCTCTCAAAGTCCGGGGTCTGGTAGGCTCCCAGGATCTTCCCCAGCAGGAGCTTGTGCTGCTGCAGGGCCACCTGGGTCCCCTGGAGGGTCTCCTGGATGCTCTGCAGCCGCCGGTGGAACGACTCCCTCACTGACTGCACAGCGAAGCTGAGCTCCGCCCTGACCCACGTTGCATCTGCCAGGGCGGGGACCAGGGCCTGCGGGAGGCTCTGCTGCCCTTCTCCCGACGTGCCAGCTGCCTCGCCTCCCAGTGTCCCCAGGTGCTGACTCAGGGACTCGACCTGACTCCAGAACTCACCGTCCACCAGCACTTTCTTAGCCCAGGCGTCTGCCGGGGTCCCGAGCCAGACGGCAGCACCGGGCTCCCGGGGCAGCACCCCCGACTGAGACACCTCGTGGAGGAGGAGCGAGATGTCCGACGTCGTGTTTTTTAAAGAGTCTGCTATCTGGTGTATCAGAGAGGCTTCCAGAGCCACCTGGTCAGCAAGGAGCTGCAGCTGCTCCTGCTCCGTCAGTTCGGGCCGATGAGGCGGCTGCTGCAAAGTCTCCTTCGCTTTCTCCAAGAAACTCCCTTCCTCAAGCTGAGCCTGGGCCACACCGTCGGCGGGAGCCGGCCAGTGCCGCAGGGCCTGGATGGCACTGACCAGCACGCCCTCCACGCTGGCCAGGGGGCTCGCTTCTGCCTGCTGGGCCTCCTCCTGGCCAAGCCCTTGCAGAGACCGTAGCTGCTCGCAGCACTTTTCTAAGCAAGCCAGGGCCTGCGTGTTTCTGACCTGgaagctgcccagctccccgatGCGAGCTTCGACAGCCTTCACCCTGGCCTGCTTCTCCTGCTCCAGCTGGGAGGCCAGCGCGCCGACCTGGAGCAGGCTGGCATGGAGCTGCTCACGCAGCCGGGCCTCGGTGCCGGCCCACTGCTGGTGCAGCGAGAGCAGGGCCTCCCGGCTCTGGCCCTGCTGGCTCTCCAGCTTCCCCGTCACGTCTTTGAGCTTCTCCTCCGTGACGTACAGCTTGGTCTCCAGGGAGTGTATGATGGAGAGGTAGGTGTCCGAGTCGCTGTTAGCAGGGAGCGAGCTGAGGGTGGCCTCGGACGACAGGCTTTCCTCGGAGGGTGACCGGTCCTGGCTGGTGTCAGAAGAGGTGCTACTTGTCCAGGTCTTCTCAGACCCCTCGGGCTGGGTGTACTTCTGGCACTGGATCGTGGAGAACCTGATTCTTTGCCTTTTGACACTCGGTGCCCCCTGCTCAGACTTCCCTGTGTTCTTCGGGTgcccctcctggtcaggcccttctgaCTTTGGGGGCATCACGCCCGCTTCTCTCCGGGGGCTGCTGTGCTCGTGCTTCTCCCTCGGGGGGGCCCCTGGGTCCTCACCCTCAAGCCTCCCGGGGGGGCAGCCCGGAGATGCGCCCGAGGCGTGGAGTGGTGCGCCCGAGGCGTGGAGCGGTGGGCCCGAGGGGGCGCTGCCGTCCTCTGCTTCCTCCAGGGAGCTCTGCGGCTCCTCCGCCTCCTCGGAAGAGGCCTTCGTGAATTTCCTCAGAATCTCTTCCTTTGTCTGGAGCTTCATCTCTGTTTCCTCTAAGCTGCTCCCCAAGGCGACCATTTTAACCAAAGCCTCGTTGAGGTCCTGATCTTTCTTCTCCAGGACCTTCTCGTGCACCTCCTTGATGTGCCTCAGCTCCTGCTCCTTGTCCCTCAGCAGCGCGTGCAAGCCCTGCAGCTGGCCGGCCGCCCTGCGGTAGGAGTGCTCCAGGCTCTGGTAGTCGGCCTCCCTCCCCCGCAGCTTCTCCCGGAGCTCGGCCACGTCCCCGTCGCACAGGGCGGTGCGCCCCATCAGCTCCTGGAACCGCTGCTTGAGCAGGTCCCGCTCCTCCCGCAGGCTCTGCACGTGCTCGGCCAGCTTCTGGATGCTGGCCTCCTTCATCTCCAGCTGCTCCTCCAGCTGGCGCACCACCTTGCTGCCCTCGGACCTCGCACTCAGCTTCTCCCTCTGGAGGGCCTCCATCTGCTGCGCGTGGCCCTGCAGCTGGTCCTCGTAGGCGCTGGCCCTGTCCTCCACCTCCTTCAGGTTCTGCAGCAGCGCCTGCTTCTCCCTCTCGCAGCTGTCCAGCAGCAGCTCGTAGTTCCTCTGCAGCTTCTCCTCCATCAGCCGCTGGGCCTGCTCGCTGGCGCCCAGCTGCTGGCCGAGGTCCGCGATGCGCTCCTGCAGCCGCTGCACCTCCTGCTGCCGGTCCCTCTGCAGCGCCTGCTGCGCCCCCAGCTCCCGCAGCTCCTGCGTCTTCTCCAGCAGCAGGGCCTCCACGCTCTTGAGCTTCTGCTCGCTGGCCTGCAGCTGGCCGCTCAGCGTGGCCTTGCTGTGCCGCCACTCCTCCAGGTGCTCGCGGACCCTCTCCTTCTCCAGCTTCAGGTCGCCCTGCAGCCTGGCCAGCGCCTGTTCCTTGGCGGTGAGCTCAGCGGCCGCACTGCGGAGCCTCGCCTGGAGGCTGTGGATCTCGGCCTCGTGGTGCCGGGCTGCGTCCTTGGCCTCCCCGTAGCTACGCTTCAGGGCCTGGGCCTGCTGTGCGGTCAGCCCCTGGCGCTGGCCCTGGACCTCCAGCTCCCTTTGCAGATCTCGgctgactctgtggagcctctgccaggCACCAGATGGGGAGGTGGCCACTTCAGTCTTAAAAAAACCGATTAAACACTGGTTAGTAACACTCGGGCTTCCCAGTTCTGAGTGTCACACCTCTGGCCAGGGTCAACCACAGAAAAGCTCCTTGGTGGGTTTGCCTTTTATCCTttgcacaattttttttcattaaagaaaatatcCAACAAATCATCTTAATTATTTTGGTAAGTGCTGCTTCCAGGTAAACAGAAAACATGGAAAATAACATCAAAACAACTCTAATCAAATAGCTTCTAGGAGAAGTGAACCAAACAAAGCTGAATAATGAGCACACGGGGAAGCAAAACAAAGACCGACAGACAAGAGCCGCAGAAGGGGGCAGAGCACGGGCCTCTGCTTGTTTGGTTTGCAAAACAAGAGGCACGAGCTCTAGACACACAGCCTGGAAAAGCACAGGACGCAGGGGCGGTGTGATGTCACTTCCTTCTGGGACAGGGCGAGAAGGAAGGGAGGCAACTGCTCGGGAATGTCAGCGAGGTGACATCCGAGCATTTTCCTTTCGGAAGTGGAGCTTGTCCTCTACAGAACAGGAAGAACTAGTCTCTACCTGTAAGAAGACAAAACGAGGGGGAACAAAAACCATGGAGTAAAATATGATCATCAACAGAACAAGCAAACCTTCGTGGAATTCAAAACAAGAAAGTGAAGcatgcagaaaacaaaacaagacacaaacGAAAACTCCCCAAATGAAAGGCATGCGGACCAGACAAACTAACAATGcagaaataaacaagaacatGTACAGAAGTGAGAACAGCCCAGCCTAAGAATTTGGTCTGCTTGTGGCCCCTCAGTCTGCCGGGGATCCACAGATGTGACACTCAGTTGCATTATTAAGTTACACTCTAAACCATGCAAGCTCCTCCTCCCAGCAGTGAGTGTGGTGCCTGTCCCCCGGCCAACTCCTTCTGACCCTTAATCCCAAAGGCCGTGTTCATTCTTACAAGTATTCCCAGAGCGCAAGGGGAAGTTCAAGGCAACCTGCTATTGGCCTAACAGGAAGGTGTTCAGAAGCCAGCTCTGCCGAACGCTGACTCATgggggcttgagtgcaggctcatgcaATCGTTCAAGTTAAACACAGGGGTTCTTGGTTAGCAATGCACAAAATCTGCTGCAAGTGTCTTTTTACCACCTGAGTGGAGTGAGGTTTGTATAGTATGGGGGCCCACCCAAAGTTTAAAAAGATGCTCCTCAAATCTGCAGGTCCTGCATGAATGACCCAGAAAGCCCAGAGTGAGCTGTGTAGAAAAGAAATGCCCACCACCACCAGCTCTGGTGCCCACGAGTCTGAACTGGGCATGGCAATAACTACAGCCAGAGGgcgagagaggagggtgggggcacatggggtgcccagggccatggtcaaagctgagggaaaagaaaaatggaagaaagaaagagaaggcagagggaaCATGCAACAAAAATGGGCTggacagaggcaggaggcagactgCCCAGAGGGCTCAGGTGCTGCCCCATGACTCAGCCTGAGGCAATCTGGAAATGGTGACACAGCAACTGTGCATAGAGATTCAGGGTCACTGAGAGCTGGAAGGACCCTCGGGGACCAGGTCTATGTCTACCCGGCAAGGAAAGGCTAATACTGTGGAGGAGGGGATACCAGTTCCTGCTGGTCAGTGGCAGGGCCTGCACTTGACCCAAGGACCGTGACTTGAAAAGCCAGGTCCTCAGCCTTGGCAGAGAGCCCTGTTGCATCACCCCATTTTGCTTTCCCTAGTAACCCTTCCTCAGTTGTGTCCCCACCAACATGTCACCCCATGGAGCAGGAGTGAGCTGTTTTAACCCAGAACTAAAACAGGCCTAGAAGGCTGCAGGGTAGTCAGCCCACAATGCTCTACCTCGTCCAGCTGACCTACTGTCCGGCGAGACACCCTGAGCAGTGCCCACTGCTCTCTGTGAATCTGCCTGCTGACCGGGACTGTGACACAGAGATCTCTGGTGATGGACACTGCGTTTGGACCCAAGCCGTGACCCTCCTCATCTCCTCCTCTAGGCTGCCTGGTGGGTGGGCTGGCTCAGGGCTGGGTGGCCACATTTCCCCCCTGAAACCTCAGTCTAGGTAGCACTGGGGCCCCTAGGCTAGGTCTGCCGGCAGGAATGACACTCAGGGACGGGGATCCAGCGCTAGGTCTGCAGCTGAACTGGGGCAAGGGGGCACTTGGCTAGCTACGTCATGCCAGTTTCCTCTATCTGTAAGACAGGCCTAAAATGGCTCttgtaaaaactattaaaaatatcatGCAA
The DNA window shown above is from Saccopteryx bilineata isolate mSacBil1 chromosome 2, mSacBil1_pri_phased_curated, whole genome shotgun sequence and carries:
- the MPRIP gene encoding myosin phosphatase Rho-interacting protein isoform X2, with the translated sequence MSAAKENPCRKFQANIFNKSKCQNCFKPRESHLLNDEDLTQAKPIYGGWLLLAPDGTDFDNPVHRSRKWQRRFFILYEHGLLRYALDEMPTTLPQGTINMNQCTDVVDGEGRTGQKFSLCILTPEKEHFIRAETKEIISGWLEMLMVYPRTNKQNQKKKRKVEPPTPQEPGPAKVAVTTSSSSIPSAEKVPTTKSTLWQEEMRAKDQPDGSNLSPAQSPSQSQPPGASTLREPGLEGRDEESSMSSDRMDCGRKVRVESGYFSLEKTKQDLKAEEQPLAQPASPPSPSTPNNRYSGPGPPSQERHPLPPPGPPAPCRMIYSSYLGSLDVASQPPTDVDSGSTGGRGAERLGCTFAFKASRQYAALADVPKAIRISHREAFQVERRRLEHRTRARSPGREEVARLFGSERRRSQVIEKFEALDIEKAEHMETNLSAGPPPSSDTRQGRSEKRAFPRKRDLPTDAPTAPLPDASASPLSPHRRAKSLDRRSMESSLTPDLLNFKKGWLTKQYEDGQWKKHWFVLADQSLRYYRDSVAEEAADLDGEIDLSTCYDVTEYPVQRNYGFQIHTKEGEFTLSAMTSGIRRNWIQTIMKHVHPTSAPDVTSSLPEERNRSGAPFETCARLSEKPEAEPRELDPEQKRSRARERRREGRSKTFDWAEFRPLQQALAQERASASGPPTLPEAEPGELERERARRREERRKRFGALEAVDGPPEDPASRMEVDRSPGPPTTPDLKTQNVHVEIEQRWHQVETTPLREEKQVPIAPLHLSSSEDRSDRLSTHELTSLLEKELEQSQKEASDLLEQNRLLQDQLRVALGREQSAREGYVLQTEVATSPSGAWQRLHRVSRDLQRELEVQGQRQGLTAQQAQALKRSYGEAKDAARHHEAEIHSLQARLRSAAAELTAKEQALARLQGDLKLEKERVREHLEEWRHSKATLSGQLQASEQKLKSVEALLLEKTQELRELGAQQALQRDRQQEVQRLQERIADLGQQLGASEQAQRLMEEKLQRNYELLLDSCEREKQALLQNLKEVEDRASAYEDQLQGHAQQMEALQREKLSARSEGSKVVRQLEEQLEMKEASIQKLAEHVQSLREERDLLKQRFQELMGRTALCDGDVAELREKLRGREADYQSLEHSYRRAAGQLQGLHALLRDKEQELRHIKEVHEKVLEKKDQDLNEALVKMVALGSSLEETEMKLQTKEEILRKFTKASSEEAEEPQSSLEEAEDGSAPSGPPLHASGAPLHASGASPGCPPGRLEGEDPGAPPREKHEHSSPRREAGVMPPKSEGPDQEGHPKNTGKSEQGAPSVKRQRIRFSTIQCQKYTQPEGSEKTWTSSTSSDTSQDRSPSEESLSSEATLSSLPANSDSDTYLSIIHSLETKLYVTEEKLKDVTGKLESQQGQSREALLSLHQQWAGTEARLREQLHASLLQVGALASQLEQEKQARVKAVEARIGELGSFQVRNTQALACLEKCCEQLRSLQGLGQEEAQQAEASPLASVEGVLVSAIQALRHWPAPADGVAQAQLEEGSFLEKAKETLQQPPHRPELTEQEQLQLLADQVALEASLIHQIADSLKNTTSDISLLLHEVSQSGVLPREPGAAVWLGTPADAWAKKVLVDGEFWSQVESLSQHLGTLGGEAAGTSGEGQQSLPQALVPALADATWVRAELSFAVQSVRESFHRRLQSIQETLQGTQVALQQHKLLLGKILGAYQTPDFERVMQQVVEALRLPAGIAGGAQASWDRSPLGEDLSCRDITGSQEPAQLSDQSSGALVAIQEELAQQLKDKASLLGEISVSLASLPPVESVRDCQKLLQASWNLSYNTSLGGLGQYSSLLVKDAIIQAQVCYAACRIRLEYEKELQHYRGSWRSRAASCQEHEQAVGALRAEYEDLLRKQKSEYLEVIAVVQRENAELKAQAAQLAHQQQYLEEVESKHSASMCALRGRYEEEIRCVVEQLNRAENTLQAEHSRVLRQLDASVRDRQDMERQHVQQMQTLEDKFQLKVRELQTIHEEELRTLQAHYSQNLQCLQETLCQGQGQPPEALPASSPLPPPSSTWPAEQPSDALQVASGEADSTAGLRERVQELEAQTDLLREELEHKGPRGSAAALQEKYQRDFENLKATCERGFAAMEETHQKKIEDLQRQHQRELEKLREEKDRLLAEETAATISAIEAMKNAHREEMERELEKSQRSQISSINSDIEALRRQYLEELQSVQRELEVLSEQYSQKCLENAHLAQALEAERQALRQCQRENQELNAHNQELNNRLAAEIARLRTLLTGDAGGEAAGSPLAQGKDAYELEVLLRVKESEIQYLKQEISSLKDELQTALRDKKYASDKYKDIYTELSIVRAKADCDISRLKEQLKTATEALGEKSPENPPVSGYDIMKSKSNPDFLKKDRSCVSRQLRNIRSKSVIEQVSWDN
- the MPRIP gene encoding myosin phosphatase Rho-interacting protein isoform X6, yielding MSAAKENPCRKFQANIFNKSKCQNCFKPRESHLLNDEDLTQAKPIYGGWLLLAPDGTDFDNPVHRSRKWQRRFFILYEHGLLRYALDEMPTTLPQGTINMNQCTDVVDGEGRTGQKFSLCILTPEKEHFIRAETKEIISGWLEMLMVYPRTNKQNQKKKRKVEPPTPQEPGPAKVAVTTSSSSIPSAEKVPTTKSTLWQEEMRAKDQPDGSNLSPAQSPSQSQPPGASTLREPGLEGRDEESSMSSDRMDCGRKVRVESGYFSLEKTKQDLKAEEQPLAQPASPPSPSTPNNRRSQVIEKFEALDIEKAEHMETNLSAGPPPSSDTRQGRSEKRAFPRKRDLPTDAPTAPLPDASASPLSPHRRAKSLDRRSMESSLTPDLLNFKKGWLTKQYEDGQWKKHWFVLADQSLRYYRDSVAEEAADLDGEIDLSTCYDVTEYPVQRNYGFQIHTKEGEFTLSAMTSGIRRNWIQTIMKHVHPTSAPDVTSSLPEERNRSGAPFETCARLSEKPEAEPRELDPEQKRSRARERRREGRSKTFDWAEFRPLQQALAQERASASGPPTLPEAEPGELERERARRREERRKRFGALEAVDGPPEDPASRMEVDRSPGPPTTPDLKTQNVHVEIEQRWHQVETTPLREEKQVPIAPLHLSSSEDRSDRLSTHELTSLLEKELEQSQKEASDLLEQNRLLQDQLRVALGREQSAREGYVLQTEVATSPSGAWQRLHRVSRDLQRELEVQGQRQGLTAQQAQALKRSYGEAKDAARHHEAEIHSLQARLRSAAAELTAKEQALARLQGDLKLEKERVREHLEEWRHSKATLSGQLQASEQKLKSVEALLLEKTQELRELGAQQALQRDRQQEVQRLQERIADLGQQLGASEQAQRLMEEKLQRNYELLLDSCEREKQALLQNLKEVEDRASAYEDQLQGHAQQMEALQREKLSARSEGSKVVRQLEEQLEMKEASIQKLAEHVQSLREERDLLKQRFQELMGRTALCDGDVAELREKLRGREADYQSLEHSYRRAAGQLQGLHALLRDKEQELRHIKEVHEKVLEKKDQDLNEALVKMVALGSSLEETEMKLQTKEEILRKFTKASSEEAEEPQSSLEEAEDGSAPSGPPLHASGAPLHASGASPGCPPGRLEGEDPGAPPREKHEHSSPRREAGVMPPKSEGPDQEGHPKNTGKSEQGAPSVKRQRIRFSTIQCQKYTQPEGSEKTWTSSTSSDTSQDRSPSEESLSSEATLSSLPANSDSDTYLSIIHSLETKLYVTEEKLKDVTGKLESQQGQSREALLSLHQQWAGTEARLREQLHASLLQVGALASQLEQEKQARVKAVEARIGELGSFQVRNTQALACLEKCCEQLRSLQGLGQEEAQQAEASPLASVEGVLVSAIQALRHWPAPADGVAQAQLEEGSFLEKAKETLQQPPHRPELTEQEQLQLLADQVALEASLIHQIADSLKNTTSDISLLLHEVSQSGVLPREPGAAVWLGTPADAWAKKVLVDGEFWSQVESLSQHLGTLGGEAAGTSGEGQQSLPQALVPALADATWVRAELSFAVQSVRESFHRRLQSIQETLQGTQVALQQHKLLLGKILGAYQTPDFERVMQQVVEALRLPAGIAGGAQASWDRSPLGEDLSCRDITGSQEPAQLSDQSSGALVAIQEELAQQLKDKASLLGEISVSLASLPPVESVRDCQKLLQASWNLSYNTSLGGLGQYSSLLVKDAIIQAQVCYAACRIRLEYEKELQHYRGSWRSRAASCQEHEQAVGALRAEYEDLLRKQKSEYLEVIAVVQRENAELKAQAAQLAHQQQYLEEVESKHSASMCALRGRYEEEIRCVVEQLNRAENTLQAEHSRVLRQLDASVRDRQDMERQHVQQMQTLEDKFQLKVRELQTIHEEELRTLQAHYSQNLQCLQETLCQGQGQPPEALPASSPLPPPSSTWPAEQPSDALQVASGEADSTAGLRERVQELEAQTDLLREELEHKGPRGSAAALQEKYQRDFENLKATCERGFAAMEETHQKKIEDLQRQHQRELEKLREEKDRLLAEETAATISAIEAMKNAHREEMERELEKSQRSQISSINSDIEALRRQYLEELQSVQRELEVLSEQYSQKCLENAHLAQALEAERQALRQCQRENQELNAHNQELNNRLAAEIARLRTLLTGDAGGEAAGSPLAQGKDAYELEVLLRVKESEIQYLKQEISSLKDELQTALRDKKYASDKYKDIYTELSIVRAKADCDISRLKEQLKTATEALGEKSPENPPVSGYDIMKSKSNPDFLKKDRSCVSRQLRNIRSKSLKEGLTVQERLKLFESRDLKKD